One genomic region from Salinicola endophyticus encodes:
- a CDS encoding response regulator transcription factor — translation MKILVVEDDQFHASFLQGVIAEALPEVTETLHVQDGLQGEAAARAGRFEAVVMDLQMARRNGIEAARTIWHERPHTRILFWSNYSDEAYLRGVADIVPTHSAYGYVLKTASRERLKLVLRAVLLEGQVMMDREIQRLRRRSVSPRHSLSHSEYAVLLDLALGLQDRLIAERQGLSLRTVQNRLLTLYDKLGVNGEEQVLPGLNKRVRALSRAISTRTLNLEMLETAQHDLECWLAARPAHEKAPPTQGGGEAL, via the coding sequence GTGAAGATCCTGGTGGTGGAGGATGACCAGTTCCACGCCTCTTTCCTGCAGGGGGTGATCGCTGAGGCGCTGCCGGAGGTGACCGAGACGCTGCATGTGCAGGACGGGCTGCAGGGTGAGGCGGCGGCGCGCGCCGGGCGCTTCGAGGCGGTGGTGATGGATCTGCAGATGGCCCGGCGTAATGGCATCGAGGCCGCACGGACCATCTGGCACGAGCGCCCGCACACCCGCATCCTGTTCTGGTCCAACTACTCCGACGAGGCCTACCTGCGCGGGGTCGCCGATATCGTGCCGACCCACAGCGCCTATGGCTACGTGCTCAAGACCGCCAGCCGCGAACGTCTCAAGCTGGTGCTGCGGGCGGTGCTGCTGGAGGGGCAGGTGATGATGGATCGCGAGATCCAGCGTCTGCGCCGGCGCAGCGTCTCGCCACGCCACTCGCTCAGCCACAGCGAGTATGCGGTGCTGCTGGATCTCGCCCTGGGGCTGCAGGACCGGCTGATCGCCGAGCGTCAGGGGCTGTCGCTGCGCACGGTGCAGAACCGTCTGCTGACGCTCTACGACAAGCTCGGGGTCAACGGCGAGGAGCAGGTGCTGCCGGGACTCAACAAGCGCGTGCGCGCGCTGTCGCGGGCGATCTCCACGCGCACGCTCAATCTGGAGATGCTGGAGACCGCCCAGCACGATCTCGAGTGCTGGCTGGCCGCGCGGCCTGCCCATGAAAAAGCCCCGCCGACCCAGGGGGGCGGTGAGGCTCTGTAG
- the acnA gene encoding aconitate hydratase AcnA, which yields MSNAPGQTLTSLDVNGKTFHYYSLPKAAESLGNIDKLPMTLKVLLENQLRYADDESVADEDIVALAEWLKTGKSTREIGYRPARVLMQDFTGVPGVVDLAAMRDAVKKLGAKAERINPLSPVDLVIDHSVMVDHFGDQSAFKDNVAIEMERNQERYEFLRWGQNAFDNFRVVPPGTGICHQVNLEYLGKTVWTKEVDGKTYAFPDTLVGTDSHTTMINGLGILGWGVGGIEAEAAMLGQPVSMLIPEVVGFKLTGKLKEGITATDLVLTVTQMLRKKGVVGKFVEFYGDGLKDLPLADRATIANMAPEYGATCGFFPVDDETLNYLRLTGRDEDQIALVKAYTQAQGLWREAGAEPTFTDTLHLDMGEVEASLAGPKRPQDRVALSDMKATFESLMGGEQPDASHEEKAKWTGEGGDTAIGAPPADGEAYNNGADYRTGDSQDVTYDDETFSLNHGAVVIAAITSCTNTSNPSVMMAAGLLARKAKAKGLTTKPWVKTSLAPGSKVVTDYLAAGGVQDDLNALGFNLVGYGCTTCIGNSGPLPEPIEKAVNEGDLTVASVLSGNRNFEGRVHPLVKTNWLASPPLVVAYALAGNVRKDLSKEPLGQDQDGNDVYLKDIWPSQAEIAEAVEKVKTEMYRKEYAEVFDGDETWQSIEVPESEVYAWSKDSTYIQHPPFFEDMDKEPKPVEDIQEARILAKLGDSVTTDHISPAGSIKPDSPAGKYLQEHGVAVKDFNSYGSRRGNHEVMMRGTFANVRIRNEMLDDVEGGYTRHVPSGEQMSIYDAAMKYAEDDTPLVVIAGKEYGTGSSRDWAAKGTRLLGVRAVITESYERIHRSNLIGMGVLPLQFPEGESRESLGLTGDEIVSVEGLADLTPGGSVKVTIKSDKGEKKLDALCRIDTANELEYYRHGGILHYVLRSML from the coding sequence ATGTCTAACGCCCCCGGCCAGACGCTGACGTCGCTCGACGTCAACGGCAAGACCTTCCACTACTACAGCCTGCCCAAGGCGGCGGAGAGCCTCGGCAATATCGACAAGCTGCCGATGACGCTCAAGGTGCTGCTCGAGAACCAGCTGCGTTATGCCGACGACGAGAGCGTCGCCGATGAGGACATCGTCGCCCTCGCCGAGTGGCTGAAAACGGGCAAGTCGACCCGCGAGATCGGCTACCGCCCCGCCCGCGTGCTGATGCAGGACTTCACCGGCGTGCCCGGCGTGGTCGATCTCGCCGCGATGCGCGACGCGGTCAAGAAGCTCGGCGCCAAGGCCGAGCGCATCAATCCGCTGTCGCCGGTGGATCTGGTCATCGACCACTCGGTGATGGTCGATCACTTCGGCGATCAGTCGGCGTTCAAGGACAACGTCGCCATCGAGATGGAGCGTAACCAGGAGCGCTACGAGTTCCTGCGCTGGGGCCAGAACGCCTTCGACAACTTCCGCGTGGTACCGCCGGGCACCGGCATCTGCCACCAGGTCAACCTGGAGTACCTGGGCAAGACGGTGTGGACCAAGGAGGTCGACGGCAAGACCTACGCCTTCCCCGACACTCTGGTGGGTACCGACTCCCACACCACCATGATCAACGGCCTGGGCATCCTCGGCTGGGGCGTGGGCGGCATCGAGGCCGAAGCGGCGATGCTCGGCCAGCCGGTGTCGATGCTGATTCCCGAGGTGGTCGGCTTCAAGCTGACCGGCAAGCTCAAGGAGGGCATCACCGCCACCGATCTGGTGCTGACGGTGACCCAGATGCTGCGCAAGAAGGGCGTGGTGGGCAAGTTCGTCGAGTTCTATGGCGACGGTCTCAAGGACCTGCCGCTGGCCGATCGCGCCACCATCGCCAACATGGCCCCCGAGTACGGCGCCACCTGCGGCTTCTTCCCGGTCGACGACGAGACGCTCAACTACCTGCGCCTGACCGGCCGCGACGAAGATCAGATCGCGCTGGTGAAGGCCTACACCCAGGCCCAGGGACTGTGGCGCGAAGCCGGTGCCGAGCCCACCTTCACCGATACCCTGCACCTGGACATGGGCGAGGTCGAAGCCTCGCTGGCCGGGCCCAAGCGCCCGCAGGACCGGGTCGCGCTCTCCGACATGAAGGCGACCTTCGAATCCCTGATGGGCGGCGAGCAGCCGGATGCCTCCCACGAGGAGAAGGCCAAGTGGACCGGTGAAGGCGGTGATACCGCCATCGGCGCCCCGCCCGCCGACGGCGAGGCCTATAACAACGGCGCCGATTACCGCACCGGCGACAGCCAGGACGTGACCTACGACGACGAGACCTTCTCGCTCAACCATGGCGCCGTGGTGATCGCCGCCATCACCTCCTGCACCAACACCTCCAACCCCAGCGTGATGATGGCTGCCGGTCTGCTGGCGCGGAAGGCCAAGGCGAAGGGGCTGACCACCAAGCCGTGGGTCAAGACCTCACTGGCACCGGGCTCCAAGGTGGTCACCGACTACCTGGCCGCAGGCGGTGTACAGGACGACCTCAACGCCCTCGGCTTCAATCTGGTGGGCTACGGCTGCACCACCTGTATCGGCAACTCCGGGCCGCTGCCCGAGCCGATCGAGAAGGCGGTCAACGAAGGCGATCTCACCGTGGCGTCGGTGCTCTCGGGCAACCGCAACTTCGAGGGCCGCGTGCACCCGCTGGTCAAGACCAACTGGCTCGCCTCGCCGCCCCTGGTGGTCGCCTATGCGCTGGCCGGCAACGTGCGCAAGGATCTGTCGAAGGAGCCCCTGGGCCAGGATCAGGACGGCAACGACGTCTACCTCAAGGATATCTGGCCCTCCCAGGCCGAGATCGCCGAGGCGGTAGAGAAGGTCAAGACCGAGATGTACCGCAAGGAGTACGCCGAGGTGTTCGACGGCGACGAGACCTGGCAGTCGATCGAGGTGCCGGAGAGCGAGGTCTACGCCTGGTCCAAGGACTCCACCTACATCCAGCATCCGCCGTTCTTCGAGGACATGGACAAGGAGCCCAAGCCGGTCGAGGACATCCAGGAGGCCCGCATCCTGGCCAAGCTGGGCGACTCGGTGACCACCGACCATATCTCGCCCGCCGGCTCGATCAAGCCCGACAGCCCCGCCGGCAAGTACCTGCAGGAGCACGGGGTGGCGGTGAAGGACTTCAACTCCTACGGCTCGCGCCGGGGTAACCACGAAGTGATGATGCGCGGCACCTTCGCCAACGTGCGCATCCGCAACGAGATGCTCGACGACGTCGAGGGTGGCTATACCCGCCACGTGCCCAGCGGCGAACAGATGTCGATCTACGACGCGGCGATGAAGTACGCCGAGGACGACACCCCGCTGGTGGTGATCGCTGGCAAGGAGTACGGCACCGGCTCGTCGCGGGACTGGGCCGCCAAGGGCACGCGTCTGCTCGGCGTGCGCGCGGTCATCACCGAGTCCTACGAGCGTATCCACCGCTCCAACCTGATCGGCATGGGTGTACTGCCGCTGCAGTTCCCCGAGGGCGAGAGCCGCGAATCGCTGGGCCTGACCGGTGACGAGATCGTCTCCGTCGAGGGTCTCGCGGACCTGACCCCGGGCGGCAGCGTCAAGGTGACCATCAAGAGCGACAAGGGCGAGAAGAAGCTCGACGCTCTGTGCCGTATCGACACCGCCAACGAGCTGGAGTACTACCGCCACGGCGGCATTCTCCACTACGTGCTGCGTAGCATGCTGTAA
- a CDS encoding ATP-binding protein, with translation MSPQPLAERLPGETAAAREAEVTALLLRLPALLGEASDIQAALDRVAEALTPLLPFTHADVCLHDGPEWSVSYEVGISTHWSARRTRLDCSPIRAVLDGSLPLMVSANALLDPRQIFAGACCEPIFAHQLRSRVHVALRSGGQVIGALSVSHREADHFDAEDVALIQRLAAPLAPVFHALHGAAELRQQAHGRSQTQASEEWLRQGSLQLTQALEQARQRIGMDLHDQTLADLTRLLRELEGAGPPPSRETLAQALAQSIDDLRCIIDRTAPKLLDLFGFHHAVRDHLERATEGERIQILVEDLTAGAPDRLPGETRTALYRIVQEAINNAARHARAERIEVRMTQAPDNTLCVSVDDDGQGLVNAGTRQSGMIHMRTRARLIGATLDIFEHVGTRVAVRLALPPTEAAA, from the coding sequence ATGAGTCCTCAGCCCCTGGCGGAGAGGCTGCCCGGCGAGACCGCGGCGGCGCGCGAGGCCGAGGTCACTGCGCTGCTGCTGCGGCTTCCCGCACTGCTGGGCGAGGCGAGTGATATCCAGGCTGCACTCGATCGGGTCGCCGAGGCGCTGACGCCGCTGCTGCCGTTCACCCATGCCGATGTCTGCCTTCACGACGGGCCCGAGTGGTCGGTGAGCTATGAAGTGGGGATCAGTACCCACTGGTCGGCGCGGCGCACCCGGCTCGACTGCTCGCCGATTCGAGCGGTGCTCGACGGCTCGCTGCCGCTGATGGTCAGCGCCAATGCGCTGCTCGATCCGCGCCAGATCTTCGCCGGCGCCTGCTGCGAGCCGATCTTCGCCCACCAGCTGCGCAGCCGGGTTCACGTGGCGCTGCGCAGCGGCGGTCAGGTGATCGGCGCGCTGAGCGTCTCGCACCGCGAGGCCGACCACTTCGATGCCGAAGACGTCGCCCTGATCCAGCGTCTGGCGGCGCCGCTGGCACCGGTGTTCCACGCCCTGCACGGCGCCGCCGAGCTGCGCCAGCAGGCCCACGGCCGCAGCCAGACCCAGGCCAGCGAGGAGTGGCTGCGCCAGGGCTCGCTGCAGTTGACCCAGGCGCTGGAGCAGGCGCGTCAGCGTATCGGCATGGATCTGCACGACCAGACCCTGGCCGACCTGACCCGGCTGCTGCGCGAGCTGGAGGGCGCGGGGCCGCCGCCCAGTCGCGAGACACTGGCGCAGGCGCTGGCCCAGAGCATCGACGACCTGCGCTGCATCATCGACCGCACCGCGCCCAAGCTGCTCGATCTGTTCGGCTTCCACCATGCGGTGCGCGATCACCTCGAGCGGGCCACCGAGGGCGAGCGTATCCAGATTCTGGTCGAGGATCTCACCGCGGGGGCGCCGGACCGGCTGCCCGGGGAGACCCGTACCGCGCTCTACCGGATCGTCCAGGAGGCGATCAACAACGCCGCGAGACATGCGCGCGCCGAGCGTATCGAGGTGCGCATGACGCAGGCCCCGGACAACACTCTGTGTGTCAGCGTGGACGACGATGGCCAGGGACTCGTCAATGCCGGTACGCGCCAGTCCGGGATGATCCACATGCGCACCCGGGCGCGGCTGATCGGCGCCACCCTGGATATCTTCGAGCACGTCGGCACCCGGGTCGCGGTGCGGCTGGCGCTGCCGCCAACGGAGGCCGCGGCGTGA